In one window of Coralliovum pocilloporae DNA:
- the bfr gene encoding bacterioferritin, protein MKGEPKVIDYLNKALRHELTAVSQYWLHYRLLDDWGMKRLASKEREESIEEMEHADKLIERIIFLEGHPNLQQLDPLMIGQDVKEILECDLKAEYSARALYKEARDVCREEGDYVSMELFEGLMKDEEGHIDFIETQLDLLDKTGLQNYIQLNAVPANEAE, encoded by the coding sequence ATGAAGGGTGAACCTAAAGTCATTGACTATCTCAACAAGGCCCTGCGTCATGAACTGACTGCAGTCAGCCAGTACTGGCTGCATTATCGCCTGCTTGATGACTGGGGCATGAAGCGCCTCGCATCCAAAGAGCGTGAAGAGTCCATTGAAGAGATGGAACATGCAGACAAGCTGATCGAGCGCATCATTTTCCTTGAAGGTCATCCGAACCTGCAGCAGCTTGACCCGCTGATGATCGGCCAGGACGTCAAGGAAATCCTCGAATGCGACCTGAAGGCTGAATATTCTGCCCGCGCTCTCTACAAGGAAGCCCGTGACGTCTGCCGCGAAGAAGGCGACTACGTCTCCATGGAACTGTTTGAAGGCCTGATGAAGGACGAGGAAGGTCACATCGATTTCATCGAGACCCAGCTCGATCTGCTCGACAAGACCGGCCTGCAGAACTACATCCAGCTCAACGCTGTTCCGGCCAACGAAGCCGAATAA
- a CDS encoding Fe(3+) ABC transporter substrate-binding protein: MTVSARLLAGAALLSVCATTTSAFSEEVNVYSYRQPFLLEPLTSAFTEKTGIKVNVVFAKKGLGERIKAEGANSPADVIMTVDIGRLDGARALGVTQSVTSDVISANVPAAYRDSEGHWFGLTTRARITYVSKDRVTDTALTYEELADPKWNGKICIRSGQHPYNISLIASMIAHKGEAAAKEWLEGFKSNLARKPSGNDRAQVKGIYSGECDVAIGNTYYMGKMQTNDKDPEQKDWADSVRIVFPNSEDRGSHVNISGMAMAKHAPNRDAAVKFMEYLSSDEAQKIYAEANFEYPVKAGVGASERVKSWGELKADELTLNEIAKLRKRASELVDEVAFDDGPAS, encoded by the coding sequence ATGACAGTTTCAGCTCGCCTTCTGGCCGGTGCAGCGCTTCTCTCCGTGTGTGCGACCACCACATCCGCGTTTTCTGAAGAAGTGAACGTTTACTCCTATCGTCAGCCGTTCCTTCTGGAACCGCTCACCTCAGCCTTTACCGAGAAGACCGGGATCAAGGTCAATGTGGTGTTCGCCAAGAAAGGTCTCGGCGAGCGGATCAAAGCTGAAGGGGCCAACTCCCCTGCTGACGTCATCATGACCGTTGACATCGGTCGTCTTGACGGCGCTCGGGCTCTTGGCGTTACCCAGTCTGTGACATCCGACGTCATCAGCGCCAACGTGCCGGCTGCCTATCGTGACAGCGAAGGTCACTGGTTCGGCCTCACAACCCGAGCCCGTATCACCTATGTGTCGAAAGACCGCGTCACCGATACAGCGCTGACCTATGAAGAGCTGGCGGACCCGAAATGGAACGGCAAGATCTGCATCCGTTCCGGTCAGCATCCATACAATATCAGCCTGATCGCCTCCATGATTGCCCATAAGGGTGAAGCGGCCGCCAAGGAATGGCTGGAAGGCTTCAAGAGCAATCTGGCCCGCAAGCCATCCGGCAATGACCGGGCGCAGGTCAAGGGCATCTATTCCGGTGAATGCGATGTAGCTATCGGCAACACCTATTACATGGGCAAGATGCAGACGAACGACAAAGACCCGGAACAGAAGGACTGGGCGGATTCCGTTCGTATCGTCTTCCCGAATTCTGAGGATCGTGGCAGCCATGTGAATATTTCCGGCATGGCCATGGCGAAACATGCGCCGAACCGTGATGCGGCCGTGAAATTCATGGAATACCTGTCCTCTGACGAAGCACAGAAAATCTATGCCGAGGCCAATTTCGAATATCCGGTCAAGGCGGGCGTTGGTGCTTCAGAGCGCGTGAAAAGCTGGGGCGAGCTGAAAGCAGACGAGCTGACACTCAACGAGATTGCCAAGCTTCGCAAGCGGGCCAGTGAGCTGGTTGACGAAGTGGCCTTTGATGACGGCCCCGCCAGCTAA
- a CDS encoding (2Fe-2S)-binding protein, whose protein sequence is MIVCSCNVFGDRDILQAADRIEYDGRKLTALAVYAELGCRPRCGCCRLMIESVLMGAGHNVALPDPEKSDELHIRRTIPGSSTLSYVQDMKRAAAG, encoded by the coding sequence ATGATCGTTTGTTCGTGTAATGTGTTTGGCGATCGGGATATTCTGCAGGCTGCAGACCGAATCGAATATGATGGCCGAAAGCTCACAGCTCTTGCCGTTTATGCCGAGCTCGGATGCCGTCCGCGATGCGGATGCTGTCGTTTGATGATCGAGTCTGTGTTGATGGGAGCAGGGCATAACGTCGCACTGCCGGACCCTGAAAAAAGCGATGAGCTGCATATCCGCCGGACAATCCCCGGTTCTTCCACGCTCAGCTACGTGCAGGATATGAAACGGGCTGCTGCCGGATAG